The segment CTCGACGACAAAGGCTTCTTAGAAGGACTCAATGTGATTCACGGTAAAGTCACATGCAAGGAAGTAGCCGAAGCTTTTAATCTTGATTACGTAACGCCTGAAGACGCGATTGCTATGCATAGTTAAAAAGCGAAACGCAAAACATGAATGTTTTGCTACGGATTACGGAACGTAAAGCGCAATTACGCTTTACTACGGAGACGAGAACGCAGCGAGTTAACTCGCTGCTACGGATAAAAAAATCGTTACTCCAACCGTTTTATTTGTTCTTGTTTTTCTCACAGCGTAGCGTTTTGTAGCTCAGCACTTGTTGCTGAGCGTTCCCGCATCTCAAACTAAAAAGGGTCGGCAAACGCCAACCCTTTCGTTTATTCGTGTTTTTCTCACAGCGCAGCGTCCCGTAGCTCGGCACTTGCTGCTGAGCGTTCCCGCATCGCAAACTAAAAAAGGTCGGCAATGCCGACCCTTTCATTTGTTCGTATTTTTCTCGCAGCGCAGCGTTTCGTAGCTCAGCACTTGTTGCTGAGCGTTCCCGCATCCCGACTCCCGAAGCAACGCTTAGCGTTGCGTTCTCGACTCTCAATTCTCAATTCCCGCAGTGAGGCGAAGCCGAACGGTCCCCCTGCTAAAACCATCTCTCTAAAGAGGTCTTATCCAACTGGCGAAATGCACGATTCAGCAGCTGCGCAAGCTCTTTGTAGCGTGGGCGTGATTTCATTGGCTCAAGCGCAAAACCACTTTCGATGATCTTTTGGTGCAGTTCACGATACCAACCGGCTAATGCTGGCGGCAATTGCGTGTTTGAACGGTTCCCTAGCCACCACATACCTTGAATCGGCATACTGATTGCGAATAGAGCCACAATCACTGCCTGTGGTAATGCTTGGTAGTTAGTAAATGCCATTTGCGTTAACACGCTGATGGCCGCAACCGCTGGCATTACTTTCATGCCAAAGCGTGTCGCTTTGATGATACGTTGCTCTGGGAATAGTGGAGCAAGTTCTTTGCGCATCGGCCAAGTATCCATGTACTTTTGTCCGTCACGCAAACTGTGAACGATACCGACTTTATTATTCATAATACTCTCTCACTTCCAATTCAGGGCGTTCGAACTAAAAAAGAGTTGAAAGATTCAACTAATCGCGTAAAAATTTGACTAAAGTTAATATTCTTTCAAAATTTTTTTGTTATATTGCTTTATTATCGCTATCCTTTGCAGACCCTCAATCTCATTGTTGCTCTTATTTACAATTTAGGCAACTCTGAGAGACATCTGCAAGGATTGCACAAGTTGATTGCTTGGTAAAGCAACCTCTTTTTATATACGGATT is part of the Vibrio ponticus genome and harbors:
- the yfbV gene encoding terminus macrodomain insulation protein YfbV, with the translated sequence MNNKVGIVHSLRDGQKYMDTWPMRKELAPLFPEQRIIKATRFGMKVMPAVAAISVLTQMAFTNYQALPQAVIVALFAISMPIQGMWWLGNRSNTQLPPALAGWYRELHQKIIESGFALEPMKSRPRYKELAQLLNRAFRQLDKTSLERWF